From a region of the Bradyrhizobium diazoefficiens genome:
- a CDS encoding SDR family oxidoreductase, translating to MIERVTLITGASSGIGAELARVFAANGHRLALTGRRADRLEALANELAAKGGKKPIVIACDLQDKDAGERIAAALAVEGVELDHLVNNAGFGVFGDAVERDRDEQLGIVDVNVRALTDLSLRFADQLIRNKGGLLNVGSVAGFLPGPGMAVYYASKAYVISFTEALRAELAPLGVRVTVLCPGPVSTEFQARAGVGSQHDTALLNVSAADVAREAYRGLMVNKRAVLPGVGIKIVPFALRFFPRSFILAATSRLQRRWH from the coding sequence GTGATTGAGCGAGTAACGTTGATCACCGGTGCCTCGTCGGGCATTGGTGCGGAGCTGGCGCGCGTGTTTGCCGCCAATGGACACCGCCTCGCGTTGACGGGGCGACGCGCGGATCGACTAGAGGCGCTCGCGAACGAGCTCGCCGCCAAGGGTGGCAAGAAGCCGATCGTGATCGCCTGCGATCTCCAGGATAAGGACGCCGGCGAGAGGATCGCAGCAGCGCTCGCTGTCGAAGGCGTCGAGCTCGATCACCTCGTCAACAATGCGGGCTTCGGCGTGTTCGGCGATGCAGTCGAGCGCGACCGCGACGAGCAGCTGGGCATCGTCGATGTCAACGTCCGGGCCTTGACGGATCTGTCGCTGCGCTTTGCCGATCAGCTGATCAGGAACAAGGGCGGCCTTCTTAATGTGGGCTCGGTCGCGGGCTTCCTGCCCGGTCCCGGCATGGCCGTCTACTACGCGTCCAAGGCCTATGTGATTTCCTTCACGGAAGCGCTGCGGGCCGAGCTCGCACCGCTCGGCGTTCGCGTTACCGTGCTCTGCCCGGGTCCGGTGTCCACCGAATTCCAGGCGCGTGCCGGTGTCGGATCTCAACATGATACGGCCCTGCTTAATGTTTCGGCTGCCGATGTCGCGCGGGAGGCCTATCGTGGCCTGATGGTCAACAAGCGGGCAGTGCTGCCCGGTGTTGGCATCAAGATTGTGCCATTCGCCCTGCGCTTCTTTCCGCGCAGCTTCATCCTGGCCGCTACGAGCCGGTTGCAGAGGCGCTGGCATTAG